From Pseudobdellovibrio exovorus JSS, a single genomic window includes:
- the dnaE gene encoding DNA polymerase III subunit alpha produces MSFVHLHTHSEYSLLEAACRVKAIAKKAAEYQMPAVALTDNGNMFGAIEFYFACRDKNVKPILGLDAYMAPASRHEKKQDPNQRFSEIALGPRRLVLLAQNFKGYQNLCKLSSIGYQEGFYWKPRIDNEVLKEYGSDLICLTGGFRGELADTFFKEGPEAALKRLKELKEVFDDRLYLEMCRTKPEWDDVNNFILEASKILHLPVVATNDVHYLSADDQIAQEVLVCIGSNKTLSDESRFQLGSSEFYFKNPNQMQELFADIPDAVKNTLEIAERCDVKFKLKDENGKQIYHLPSFPTEEGRSVVEEIAFRAKSGLEKRFEELTAQGRTFTEENKKDYYDRLSYELSIIDRMGFNGYFLIVQDFINWAKNHDIPVGPGRGSGAGSLVAYSLRITDLDPLPNFLLFERFLNPERISMPDFDIDFCQDRRQEVIQYVTNKYGSASVSQIITYGKLQTRAAIKDVGRVLGLTFAEVDQVSKLIPDKLGITLSESLEMEPRIREMMEMNPTIDTLIGLALKVEGMVRHAGIHAAGVIIADGDLTSHAPMYKGADDENVVQYDMKHAEKIGLIKFDFLGLKTLTHINQALKIVAKNRGVKITESEIDINDGKIYELLSRGDTAGVFQFEGEGITDATRKIKPSSFADITAITSLYRPGPMANIPDFTKRKHGESPVEYLLDDTKKVLEETYGIMVYQEQVMGIASLISGYSLGEADMLRRAMGKKIKEEMDQHRVRFINGAVERGHDQKKSEELFELMYKFADYGFNKSHAAAYSVLTAQTAWIKHYYPAEFFAALLSTEVANTDNVVKYVKDAQKRGLVVRTPNVNFSDYLFTVNGEEIYFGLGAIKGVGQSAVEAILEARNTLENKKFSSMEEFFNTIDLKRVNKRVIESLIKAGAFDDFEYHRAQLMAGYPQFLDRAAESQKDRDLGQVSLFELASKEESKVVLPKVDVWTRMEALSFEKEVLGFYLSDHPLRGFENFSKVWSSCSVLELPEYFEKAKGAQADKPKEKPKWGEPRNKTRVILAGLIAEHKELITKKGTRMAFGRLEDLTGSVELVIFPDTFSKYGHLLKEEKPVLIGGGLEVEEGNPKIIVDSFALFDEVLVKTKKISMRLDKIDKDDFEKLSQMLDENKGNTDVCLIMNIDGEQIELIPEEGKKVQISDGFFEGIHQLFGRTDFIEVNN; encoded by the coding sequence ATGAGTTTTGTTCACCTTCACACTCATTCAGAATACTCTCTTTTAGAAGCCGCTTGCCGAGTTAAGGCTATAGCTAAAAAGGCAGCTGAATACCAGATGCCCGCAGTGGCTTTAACTGACAATGGGAATATGTTCGGAGCCATTGAGTTTTACTTTGCTTGCCGTGATAAAAACGTGAAGCCTATTTTAGGGCTAGATGCCTATATGGCGCCGGCTTCGCGCCATGAAAAAAAGCAGGACCCCAACCAAAGATTTTCCGAGATCGCTCTAGGGCCACGCCGTTTAGTATTGTTAGCACAAAATTTTAAAGGCTATCAAAATCTATGCAAATTGAGTTCTATTGGGTATCAAGAGGGTTTTTATTGGAAACCTCGTATTGATAATGAAGTTCTGAAGGAATATGGTTCCGATCTTATTTGTCTGACAGGTGGATTCCGCGGTGAGCTGGCTGATACTTTCTTTAAAGAAGGTCCAGAAGCGGCATTGAAGCGATTAAAAGAGCTAAAAGAAGTTTTTGATGATCGTCTTTATCTTGAAATGTGTCGTACAAAACCAGAATGGGATGATGTTAATAACTTTATTCTAGAAGCTTCGAAAATATTACATCTTCCCGTTGTCGCAACTAACGATGTACATTACCTCAGCGCGGATGATCAAATTGCGCAAGAGGTTCTGGTTTGTATTGGAAGCAATAAAACATTGTCAGATGAATCTCGATTTCAACTTGGCAGTTCGGAATTTTATTTTAAAAACCCGAATCAAATGCAAGAGTTGTTTGCTGACATTCCAGATGCCGTTAAAAATACACTTGAAATCGCAGAAAGATGCGATGTTAAGTTCAAATTAAAAGACGAAAATGGAAAGCAAATTTATCACTTACCGAGCTTTCCGACAGAAGAAGGGCGTAGTGTTGTTGAAGAGATCGCCTTCCGTGCTAAATCCGGTTTAGAAAAACGCTTCGAAGAATTAACGGCTCAAGGCCGCACATTTACTGAGGAAAACAAAAAAGATTACTATGATCGCCTCAGCTATGAGCTGAGTATCATTGATCGCATGGGTTTTAATGGATACTTTTTGATCGTCCAAGACTTCATCAACTGGGCGAAAAATCATGATATTCCTGTGGGACCAGGTCGTGGTTCGGGTGCTGGTTCTTTGGTGGCCTACAGCTTAAGAATTACAGATTTAGACCCACTACCGAATTTTCTTCTATTCGAACGTTTCTTAAATCCCGAACGTATTTCGATGCCGGATTTCGATATCGATTTCTGTCAGGATAGACGCCAAGAAGTGATCCAGTACGTTACAAATAAATATGGATCGGCTTCGGTTTCCCAGATTATCACTTACGGAAAACTACAGACGCGTGCGGCGATTAAAGACGTCGGCCGCGTGCTGGGGCTAACGTTTGCTGAAGTGGATCAGGTATCAAAACTGATTCCAGATAAATTGGGCATCACTTTAAGTGAATCTTTAGAAATGGAACCGCGGATTCGTGAAATGATGGAAATGAATCCGACTATCGATACTTTAATAGGATTAGCCCTAAAAGTAGAAGGTATGGTTCGCCATGCGGGTATTCACGCCGCCGGAGTTATCATTGCCGATGGAGACTTAACATCTCATGCTCCCATGTACAAAGGGGCTGACGACGAAAACGTTGTTCAGTACGACATGAAGCATGCCGAAAAAATCGGCCTTATTAAATTCGACTTCTTAGGTTTAAAAACACTAACTCATATCAATCAAGCCTTAAAGATTGTTGCGAAAAATCGTGGTGTTAAAATTACGGAAAGCGAAATCGATATCAATGATGGTAAAATTTATGAGTTACTTTCGCGCGGTGATACAGCTGGGGTCTTCCAGTTCGAGGGTGAGGGGATTACAGATGCCACTCGTAAAATTAAACCTTCGAGTTTTGCGGATATCACGGCGATTACCTCGTTATATCGTCCGGGTCCGATGGCAAATATTCCTGACTTCACTAAGCGTAAGCACGGGGAAAGTCCGGTTGAGTACCTATTAGACGACACAAAAAAAGTTTTGGAAGAGACCTATGGAATTATGGTCTACCAAGAACAAGTTATGGGTATCGCTTCTTTGATTTCAGGATATAGTCTTGGTGAAGCCGATATGCTTCGTCGTGCGATGGGTAAGAAGATCAAAGAAGAGATGGATCAGCATCGCGTGCGCTTTATCAATGGCGCTGTCGAGCGCGGTCATGATCAGAAAAAATCAGAAGAACTTTTCGAATTGATGTATAAATTTGCCGATTATGGATTTAATAAATCCCATGCGGCAGCTTACTCTGTTTTGACGGCTCAGACCGCATGGATTAAACATTATTATCCAGCAGAATTTTTTGCGGCCTTACTTTCAACAGAGGTCGCCAACACAGACAACGTCGTCAAGTACGTAAAAGATGCTCAAAAACGTGGTCTGGTGGTTCGGACTCCGAATGTGAATTTTTCGGATTACCTGTTTACAGTAAATGGTGAAGAAATCTATTTCGGTTTGGGAGCCATTAAAGGCGTGGGGCAATCGGCAGTAGAGGCGATTTTAGAAGCGCGTAATACTCTGGAAAATAAAAAATTCTCTTCTATGGAAGAGTTTTTCAATACAATAGATTTAAAACGCGTCAACAAACGTGTAATTGAAAGTTTAATTAAAGCCGGTGCTTTTGATGACTTTGAATATCATCGTGCTCAGTTGATGGCGGGATATCCTCAGTTTTTAGATCGTGCTGCCGAATCACAGAAAGATCGTGATTTAGGACAAGTATCTTTATTTGAACTCGCTTCTAAAGAGGAATCCAAAGTCGTTTTACCAAAGGTAGATGTTTGGACGCGGATGGAAGCTCTGTCTTTTGAAAAAGAGGTTCTAGGGTTCTATCTGAGTGATCATCCTCTAAGAGGATTTGAAAATTTTTCGAAGGTCTGGTCTTCGTGTAGTGTTCTGGAGCTTCCTGAGTACTTTGAAAAAGCTAAAGGTGCACAAGCTGATAAACCGAAGGAAAAACCAAAGTGGGGCGAGCCTCGTAATAAAACACGTGTTATCCTTGCGGGTCTAATTGCTGAACATAAAGAGCTGATTACTAAAAAAGGAACGCGGATGGCGTTCGGTCGACTGGAAGATTTGACAGGTTCGGTAGAGCTTGTAATCTTTCCGGATACATTTTCAAAATATGGTCACCTCTTGAAAGAGGAAAAGCCCGTTCTTATTGGCGGTGGCCTAGAGGTAGAAGAGGGAAATCCTAAAATCATCGTCGATAGCTTTGCTCTTTTTGATGAGGTTCTTGTAAAAACTAAGAAAATCTCGATGAGGTTGGACAAGATCGATAAAGATGATTTTGAAAAACTTTCGCAGATGTTGGATGAGAATAAAGGGAACACAGACGTTTGTCTTATCATGAATATAGACGGCGAGCAGATTGAGCTGATTCCAGAAGAAGGTAAAAAAGTGCAGATATCAGATGGCTTTTTTGAGGGAATACACCAGCTTTTTGGCCGTACGGACTTTATTGAAGTGAATAATTAA